A single genomic interval of Bacteroidetes Order II. bacterium harbors:
- a CDS encoding DUF3347 domain-containing protein, with product MKFFFFFLLLSLPFTYTQSHKMGETCEHCKENCACTGETCVRCKKGDGHKAGEACEHCKKGDGHKAGEACEHCKKGDGHKTSSEEPKESATAAPQNVLEAGLRSELRSVLTAYFSVKDALVKDNPNDAITQAKALRLTLGKVTRDKFQANQRTAYISLAAKIDESAASISSANAIKDQRMAFIRLSEATIAFVKTFNVLDMPAYLQFCPMANQGKGADWLSMEKVIKNPYYGKSMLTCGNVKATIN from the coding sequence ATGAAATTCTTTTTCTTTTTTCTTCTTTTAAGTCTTCCGTTTACCTATACGCAGTCCCATAAAATGGGTGAAACCTGCGAACATTGCAAAGAAAATTGTGCTTGCACGGGTGAAACGTGTGTGCGTTGCAAAAAAGGTGACGGCCACAAAGCGGGTGAAGCCTGCGAACATTGCAAAAAAGGCGACGGCCACAAAGCGGGTGAAGCCTGCGAACATTGCAAAAAAGGCGACGGCCACAAAACAAGCAGTGAGGAACCCAAAGAATCGGCCACAGCCGCTCCACAAAACGTCTTAGAAGCGGGCCTTAGAAGTGAGTTGCGTTCCGTTCTGACCGCCTATTTTTCGGTGAAGGATGCGTTAGTAAAAGACAATCCAAACGATGCAATTACACAAGCAAAGGCACTCCGTTTGACACTCGGAAAAGTGACAAGAGACAAATTCCAAGCAAATCAACGGACGGCATATATATCCCTTGCAGCGAAAATAGACGAAAGCGCCGCTTCCATTTCGAGTGCCAATGCCATTAAAGACCAACGTATGGCCTTTATACGCCTTTCGGAGGCTACTATTGCATTCGTAAAGACCTTCAACGTTTTGGATATGCCCGCATATCTGCAATTTTGCCCGATGGCCAATCAAGGAAAAGGCGCCGACTGGCTGAGTATGGAGAAGGTCATTAAAAACCCGTACTATGGCAAGAGCATGTTGACGTGTGGGAACGTAAAAGCGACCATTAATTAA
- a CDS encoding multicopper oxidase domain-containing protein, which produces MKKCFKNRLLWTCLAFFLLQSGGWSQAQNIIRYDLYVGEKTVNFTGKNVAAIVINNQLPAPTLTFTEGDIAEIYVHNTLREETMLHWHGLLLPNRYDGVPYLTTAPIQPGETKLFTFPLIQSGTYWYHSHTGMQEQKGMYGALIVHKKQDDPTIRPQDKLPEYVLLLSDWTNEDPNQIHRSLHHATDWYAIKKGATQNYGEALRKGHIKTKLVNEWKRMLAMDVSDVYYEQFLANGQPEQNAPQFKARDQVRVRIINGSASTYFWLEYAGGKMSVIASDGKDVEPVGVDRMMIAVAETYDVVLNIPENKRYELKATSEDRTNYASLFLGSGDTVQQPVLPKLKYFEGMKMMNDMMRLDGSMDDMGMNMSLQQMDMNTVMYPEVSGYEDGKQDPSRYVVSDDFTVLNYAMLRSTTKTTLPEGPIRTLRFELTGNMNRYVWTLNNRTVSESDVIQIKQGENIRIELYNGSMMRHPMHLHGHFFRVINGQEAYAPLKNVLDIMPMETNTIEFAANDKSGGDWFFHCHILYHMMAGMGRIFRYENSPPNPEIPDPKKALRKVYQDDRQFHAMIHAGLQTNGSEGMLGFGNTRWSIGTHWHVGWLNHPKVEVETHVGRFIGRNQFLMPYVGIDFRNQTHANEKDWLGQDHSHEKIHIVAGFRYVLPLFLELDARMDHTGRVKMKLSREDLAFSSRGRLGMSITSEREYLLDVHYILTKKLALSASYHNEMGWGAGLAFTY; this is translated from the coding sequence ATGAAGAAGTGTTTTAAAAATAGACTCCTATGGACTTGCCTTGCTTTTTTCTTGCTACAAAGTGGGGGATGGAGTCAAGCCCAAAACATTATCCGGTACGATTTGTATGTGGGCGAAAAAACAGTCAATTTCACCGGTAAAAATGTGGCGGCAATAGTGATTAACAACCAATTACCAGCACCCACCCTTACGTTTACAGAGGGCGATATTGCCGAGATTTATGTTCACAACACCTTACGCGAAGAGACGATGTTGCATTGGCATGGGCTTCTCTTGCCCAATCGTTACGACGGTGTACCCTATCTGACAACAGCGCCTATTCAGCCGGGCGAAACCAAGTTGTTCACTTTTCCCTTGATCCAAAGTGGAACCTACTGGTACCATAGTCACACGGGAATGCAGGAACAAAAAGGCATGTATGGGGCCTTGATTGTCCATAAAAAACAAGACGATCCAACCATTCGGCCACAAGATAAACTCCCGGAATACGTCTTATTACTGAGTGATTGGACGAACGAAGACCCCAACCAAATCCACCGCAGTTTACACCATGCCACCGACTGGTATGCTATCAAAAAAGGAGCCACCCAAAACTACGGCGAGGCCCTCCGAAAAGGCCACATCAAAACCAAATTAGTGAATGAATGGAAGCGTATGTTAGCGATGGATGTCTCGGATGTGTATTATGAACAGTTTCTGGCCAATGGCCAGCCCGAACAAAATGCACCGCAGTTTAAAGCCAGAGATCAGGTGCGCGTGCGAATCATTAATGGGAGTGCATCCACCTATTTTTGGTTAGAATATGCAGGTGGGAAAATGAGCGTCATAGCGAGCGATGGCAAAGATGTGGAACCCGTTGGGGTAGATCGGATGATGATTGCTGTTGCAGAAACCTACGATGTAGTGCTGAACATCCCCGAAAATAAGCGTTACGAACTGAAGGCCACCTCGGAAGATCGTACAAACTATGCTTCTTTGTTTCTTGGAAGCGGCGATACGGTTCAACAGCCAGTCTTGCCCAAACTCAAATACTTTGAGGGCATGAAGATGATGAACGATATGATGCGCTTAGATGGCTCGATGGATGATATGGGCATGAACATGTCGCTCCAACAAATGGACATGAATACGGTGATGTACCCAGAGGTGTCTGGCTATGAAGATGGAAAACAAGACCCGTCCCGTTATGTGGTCTCGGATGATTTTACCGTGTTGAACTATGCGATGCTACGCTCTACAACCAAAACCACACTCCCCGAAGGACCCATTAGAACCCTCCGGTTTGAACTAACGGGCAATATGAACCGCTATGTATGGACACTCAATAACCGCACCGTATCGGAAAGTGATGTGATCCAGATTAAACAAGGCGAAAACATCCGAATAGAGCTGTATAACGGTTCCATGATGCGTCATCCGATGCACTTACATGGGCATTTTTTTCGTGTGATCAATGGACAAGAAGCATATGCTCCGCTCAAGAATGTGCTGGACATTATGCCGATGGAAACCAATACCATAGAATTTGCCGCAAACGATAAAAGTGGAGGGGATTGGTTTTTCCATTGCCATATCCTCTACCATATGATGGCAGGTATGGGGCGGATTTTCCGCTACGAAAACTCTCCTCCAAATCCTGAAATCCCTGATCCCAAGAAAGCGCTACGTAAAGTGTATCAAGACGATCGGCAGTTTCATGCCATGATTCATGCAGGATTACAAACCAATGGGAGTGAAGGAATGTTGGGCTTTGGAAATACCCGCTGGTCTATCGGGACGCACTGGCATGTAGGTTGGCTAAACCACCCTAAAGTGGAGGTAGAAACACACGTCGGGCGTTTCATAGGCCGGAATCAATTCCTGATGCCATATGTTGGCATAGATTTCCGAAACCAAACCCATGCCAACGAGAAAGACTGGTTGGGTCAAGATCATTCCCATGAAAAAATCCATATAGTTGCTGGATTTCGTTATGTATTACCGCTTTTTCTGGAATTAGATGCGCGAATGGATCATACCGGGCGTGTTAAAATGAAGTTGAGCCGTGAGGATTTGGCGTTTTCGAGCCGAGGTAGATTGGGGATGTCT